Proteins encoded within one genomic window of Corynebacterium aurimucosum:
- a CDS encoding glycosyltransferase family 2 protein, whose translation MKNIQKPLAVVTVTFSPGRYLSDFLSSLRLATSRPTLTILADNGSTDGVPEAAAREHADVEFLDTGGNLGYGAGMNAGARFARAKGVDEEFFLIANPDVTFSEGSLDELIACARRHPDAAAVGPRIVEPDGSNYPSARAVPTLLTGVGHALFGTIWPSNPWSRAYRDDADMDSERPAGWLSGSCLLVRWEAFEQIGGFDERYFMYLEDVDLGDRYVRAGWRNIFCPTAVITHAKGHSTQAHRGAMLRAHHDSAYRFQADRHPYWYQAPLRAALWLGLRVRGLVLSACRDGS comes from the coding sequence GTGAAGAATATACAGAAACCCCTGGCCGTGGTCACCGTGACCTTTTCTCCTGGCCGTTACCTCAGCGATTTCTTGTCCTCGCTGCGCTTGGCGACGTCCCGCCCAACCCTCACCATCCTCGCCGATAACGGCTCGACCGATGGGGTGCCGGAAGCTGCCGCGCGGGAGCACGCGGACGTGGAATTCCTCGATACCGGGGGAAACCTCGGTTATGGCGCCGGAATGAATGCCGGCGCGCGTTTCGCTCGGGCGAAGGGCGTCGATGAAGAGTTCTTTCTCATTGCTAACCCGGACGTGACGTTTAGCGAAGGTTCTCTGGATGAGCTGATCGCGTGTGCGCGCCGCCACCCAGATGCCGCGGCGGTGGGGCCGCGCATCGTGGAGCCGGATGGTAGCAACTATCCCTCTGCTCGCGCGGTGCCGACGTTGCTGACGGGTGTTGGCCATGCGCTCTTTGGCACAATCTGGCCTTCCAATCCGTGGTCGCGCGCCTACCGCGATGATGCCGACATGGACAGCGAGCGCCCAGCCGGCTGGCTATCCGGCTCCTGCCTGTTGGTGCGCTGGGAGGCTTTTGAGCAGATTGGCGGCTTTGATGAGCGTTACTTCATGTATTTGGAGGACGTGGACTTAGGTGACCGCTATGTCCGCGCCGGCTGGCGCAATATCTTCTGCCCCACGGCGGTGATTACCCACGCCAAGGGCCATTCGACGCAGGCCCATCGCGGCGCGATGCTGCGTGCCCACCATGACTCCGCCTATCGCTTCCAAGCGGATAGGCACCCGTACTGGTACCAAGCGCCACTGCGCGCGGCTTTGTGGCTGGGGTTGCGGGTGCGCGGGCTGGTTTTAAGCGCGTGCCGCGACGGCTCCTAG
- a CDS encoding DUF3499 domain-containing protein: MNSSRHCSRPGCGRPAVATLTYAYAQQTAVVGPLSEETDPHAWDLCEKHSARITAPQGWEMVRVDRIELDEDDDLTALAEAVREAGRVTTGLVDDSTAGSGADPIDYSATFDGADPRNSNHPVFRTRRVYDARQRRRAHLTVVPDAE; the protein is encoded by the coding sequence GTGAATAGCTCTCGCCATTGCTCCCGCCCCGGCTGCGGCCGTCCCGCCGTGGCGACGTTGACCTATGCCTACGCGCAGCAAACCGCCGTCGTGGGCCCACTGTCTGAAGAAACCGATCCCCACGCCTGGGACCTGTGCGAAAAGCACAGCGCCCGCATCACCGCCCCGCAAGGTTGGGAGATGGTGCGCGTTGACCGCATCGAACTCGATGAGGATGATGACCTCACCGCGCTCGCGGAAGCCGTCCGCGAGGCCGGGCGCGTGACCACAGGCTTGGTGGATGATTCCACTGCTGGTTCCGGTGCCGATCCGATTGACTATTCCGCCACCTTCGACGGCGCCGATCCGCGTAACTCCAACCACCCTGTGTTCCGCACCCGCCGAGTGTACGATGCCCGCCAGCGCCGCCGCGCTCACCTGACTGTGGTGCCGGACGCAGAGTAG
- a CDS encoding WhiB family transcriptional regulator, whose translation MSLDELFGAVEQEWQDQALCAQTDPEAFFPEKGGSTREAKRICQACAVRDECLEYALEHDERFGIWGGLSDRERRRLKREIG comes from the coding sequence ATGTCGCTCGATGAACTCTTTGGTGCCGTCGAGCAGGAGTGGCAAGACCAGGCGCTGTGCGCCCAAACGGACCCGGAAGCATTCTTTCCCGAAAAGGGAGGATCTACCCGCGAGGCTAAGCGCATCTGCCAGGCCTGTGCGGTGCGTGATGAATGCCTCGAGTATGCCCTGGAGCATGATGAGCGCTTCGGAATCTGGGGTGGACTGTCAGACCGTGAGCGTCGCCGCCTCAAGCGTGAAATTGGTTAG
- a CDS encoding nitrite/sulfite reductase codes for MTTATQRKPRAKKPEGQWKIDGTAPLNSDEEIKQADDALAVRQRVIDIYSKQGFSSIPAEDLAPRFKWLGLYTQRNQNLGGEMTSKLSNAELQDEYFMMRVRFDGGRADPAKLRAVGEISRDYARSTADFTDRQNIQLHWIQIEDVPAIWEKLRSVGLDTLLGCGDVPRVILGSPVAGVAADEIIDATPAIEEIKNDYLLRDEFHNLPRKFKSAISGNVRQDVTHEIQDVAFVGTQHPEYGPGFDCFVGGGLSTNPMLSQSLGAWIPLERVPEVWAGVARIFRDYGFRRNRNRARLKFLVAQWGIEKFRKVLEEEYLDAPLLDGLPLPVAPGNRDHVGVHRQQDGKFYVGVKPTVGHATGEQLIAIADVAEKFGISRIRTTPMKELLFLDVEEEDIPALSRALDETGLYSQPSEFRRGVISCTGLEFCKLAHVTTKARAIELVDILEDALGDLDVPLSVALNGCPNACARSQVADIGLKGQIVTDADGNRVEGFQVHLGGALGLSPDWGRKLRGHKVVADEVPDYVIRLVNKYKEQREDGEQFRHWVLRADEEDLQ; via the coding sequence ATGACCACCGCCACACAGCGAAAGCCACGTGCGAAGAAACCGGAAGGCCAGTGGAAGATTGACGGCACCGCGCCGCTGAACTCCGACGAGGAAATCAAGCAGGCCGACGACGCCCTAGCAGTGCGTCAGCGCGTCATTGATATCTACTCAAAGCAGGGATTCTCCTCTATTCCCGCAGAGGACCTGGCCCCACGTTTCAAGTGGTTGGGTCTATATACCCAGCGCAACCAGAACCTAGGCGGGGAGATGACATCCAAGCTCAGCAACGCCGAGCTACAGGACGAGTACTTCATGATGCGCGTGCGCTTCGACGGCGGCCGCGCGGATCCCGCCAAGCTGCGGGCGGTGGGAGAGATTTCGCGCGATTATGCGCGCTCCACCGCGGACTTTACGGACCGCCAGAACATCCAGCTGCATTGGATTCAGATTGAAGATGTCCCCGCCATCTGGGAGAAACTGCGCTCTGTGGGGCTGGATACCTTGTTGGGCTGCGGCGACGTGCCCCGCGTCATTCTTGGCTCACCGGTAGCGGGAGTGGCTGCCGACGAAATTATCGACGCCACCCCAGCCATCGAGGAGATTAAGAATGATTACCTCTTGCGCGATGAATTCCATAACCTTCCGCGTAAATTCAAGTCCGCCATCTCCGGCAACGTGCGTCAGGACGTGACCCACGAGATCCAGGACGTTGCCTTCGTGGGGACGCAGCATCCGGAGTACGGCCCGGGCTTCGATTGCTTCGTGGGCGGGGGCTTGTCCACGAACCCAATGCTCTCGCAATCCCTCGGCGCGTGGATTCCGCTCGAGCGCGTGCCGGAGGTATGGGCCGGTGTGGCGCGCATCTTCCGCGACTATGGCTTCCGTCGCAACCGCAACCGCGCGCGTCTGAAGTTCCTGGTGGCGCAGTGGGGCATTGAGAAGTTTCGCAAGGTACTGGAGGAGGAATACCTCGACGCGCCGCTTCTCGATGGCCTCCCGCTCCCCGTCGCTCCCGGCAACCGCGATCACGTGGGCGTGCACCGCCAGCAGGACGGCAAGTTCTACGTCGGCGTGAAACCCACCGTGGGGCATGCCACTGGCGAGCAGCTCATTGCCATCGCCGACGTGGCCGAGAAATTCGGCATCAGCCGCATTCGCACGACACCGATGAAGGAGCTGCTTTTCCTCGACGTGGAAGAAGAGGACATTCCCGCGCTGTCACGTGCATTGGATGAGACGGGCCTATACTCCCAGCCCTCGGAGTTCCGCCGCGGCGTCATCTCCTGCACCGGCCTGGAGTTTTGTAAGCTCGCGCACGTGACCACCAAGGCCCGCGCCATCGAGCTCGTCGACATCTTGGAAGATGCCCTCGGTGACCTCGACGTCCCGCTGTCTGTTGCCCTCAACGGCTGCCCCAACGCCTGTGCGCGTTCGCAGGTAGCGGATATCGGGCTCAAGGGACAGATCGTGACGGATGCCGATGGCAACCGCGTTGAAGGTTTCCAGGTCCACCTTGGCGGCGCCCTCGGGCTATCTCCGGACTGGGGCAGAAAGCTGCGTGGGCACAAGGTGGTGGCGGATGAGGTTCCGGACTATGTCATTCGCTTGGTCAACAAGTACAAGGAACAGCGCGAAGACGGCGAACAGTTCCGCCACTGGGTCTTGCGCGCGGACGAGGAGGACCTGCAGTGA
- a CDS encoding phosphomannomutase/phosphoglucomutase: protein MRTREQLNAVIKAYDVRGVVGEDIDENLVRDTGAAFAAILRGEGESTVAVGHDMRPSSPQLAAAFAEGAAAQGLDVIQLGLTSTDELYFAAGHLNCAGAMFTASHNPAKYNGIKLCRAGAVPVGQETGLEQIKDMLIDGTPAFDGEPGTVTEREVLPDYAAFLRGLVPLENSRPLVVAVDAANGMGGHTVPAVFEGLPFDVRDLYFELDGTFPNHEANPLDPKNLVDLQKFTVEQKADIGLAFDGDADRCFVVDEKGQPVPPSAICALVAERYLDKFPGSTVIHNLITSKTVPELIAEKGGKAVRTRVGHSFIKAQMAKEKAVFGGEHSAHYYFQEFWNADSGMLAAMHVLAALGEQDKPLSELMAQYSRYEASGEINSTVEDQKATTQRVLDELADKIESVDELDGVTVQLKGTAAWFNVRASNTEPLLRLNVEAKTEDEVQAIVDEVLGIIRA, encoded by the coding sequence ATGCGAACTCGTGAACAGCTCAATGCAGTGATCAAGGCCTATGACGTCCGTGGTGTCGTGGGCGAGGACATCGATGAGAACCTCGTGCGTGATACTGGTGCGGCCTTTGCCGCGATTCTCCGCGGGGAAGGGGAGAGCACCGTGGCGGTGGGCCATGACATGCGTCCTTCCTCCCCGCAGCTGGCCGCTGCTTTCGCGGAGGGCGCTGCTGCGCAGGGCCTTGATGTTATCCAGCTCGGTCTGACGTCTACCGATGAGCTGTACTTTGCCGCCGGCCACCTGAACTGCGCGGGCGCTATGTTTACCGCCTCCCACAACCCGGCGAAGTACAACGGCATCAAGCTGTGCCGAGCGGGTGCTGTTCCGGTGGGCCAGGAGACAGGTCTGGAGCAGATCAAGGACATGCTGATCGATGGCACTCCGGCCTTCGACGGCGAGCCGGGCACCGTCACTGAGCGTGAGGTTCTTCCGGATTATGCGGCATTCCTTCGCGGCTTGGTGCCGCTGGAGAACTCCCGCCCACTGGTCGTGGCTGTCGACGCCGCGAACGGCATGGGTGGACACACCGTCCCGGCGGTCTTTGAGGGGCTGCCTTTCGACGTGCGTGACCTCTACTTCGAGCTGGACGGCACCTTCCCCAACCACGAGGCGAACCCGCTAGATCCGAAGAACCTGGTGGACCTGCAGAAGTTCACCGTTGAGCAGAAGGCGGATATCGGCCTGGCTTTTGATGGCGATGCGGATCGCTGCTTCGTGGTGGATGAGAAGGGCCAGCCGGTGCCGCCGTCTGCTATTTGTGCACTGGTGGCGGAGCGCTACTTGGACAAGTTCCCAGGCTCCACAGTCATCCACAACCTGATTACGTCGAAGACGGTTCCGGAGCTCATCGCGGAGAAGGGCGGCAAGGCCGTGCGCACCCGCGTGGGCCACTCCTTCATTAAGGCCCAGATGGCCAAGGAGAAGGCGGTCTTTGGTGGTGAGCACTCCGCTCACTACTACTTCCAGGAATTCTGGAATGCGGACTCCGGCATGCTCGCGGCCATGCACGTGCTGGCAGCCCTGGGTGAGCAGGACAAGCCGCTGAGCGAGCTGATGGCCCAGTATTCGCGCTACGAAGCCTCGGGAGAGATTAACTCCACCGTGGAGGATCAGAAGGCAACGACCCAGCGCGTGCTGGATGAGCTGGCGGACAAGATTGAGTCCGTCGACGAGCTCGATGGCGTGACCGTACAGCTCAAGGGCACTGCCGCCTGGTTCAACGTCCGCGCCTCCAACACCGAGCCGCTGCTGCGCCTCAACGTTGAGGCTAAGACTGAAGACGAGGTGCAGGCCATCGTCGACGAGGTCCTCGGCATCATCCGCGCCTAG
- a CDS encoding metallopeptidase family protein has translation MSTPRPHIRPARHRHGRGARGPLLPHNTPRYRSSAERFDMAVLEAYAPIHNAFAEQLTGLDLAVDTVPRMRLSVDMTVMPDEIIADGPVPLGRIVPAGVDSDGQPTRARLVIFRMPVEERVHSAQEREELLSTVLTALVAHYLNVDPGDIDPRFTW, from the coding sequence ATGAGCACGCCCCGCCCGCATATTCGCCCGGCCCGCCACCGCCATGGCCGCGGTGCACGCGGGCCCCTGCTCCCCCACAACACACCGCGCTACCGCAGCAGCGCCGAGCGCTTCGACATGGCCGTGCTGGAGGCCTACGCACCCATCCACAATGCTTTCGCGGAACAGCTCACCGGGCTCGATCTCGCGGTCGATACCGTGCCCCGAATGCGCCTATCCGTGGATATGACCGTGATGCCGGATGAAATCATCGCCGATGGCCCGGTTCCGCTCGGACGCATTGTCCCCGCGGGTGTCGATTCCGATGGGCAGCCCACACGCGCACGGTTGGTCATCTTCCGCATGCCCGTGGAGGAGCGCGTGCATTCTGCCCAGGAGCGCGAAGAACTACTGTCCACAGTGCTCACCGCGCTGGTGGCACATTATCTCAATGTCGATCCAGGAGATATTGATCCGCGCTTTACCTGGTAA
- a CDS encoding TIGR03089 family protein, whose product MELLQHLLSADASAPRLSVYNETDGTRMDFSAQTLENWTSKIANMLLEELDLEPGADSRILIDLPVSWQAAVIALGALAAGIPFDMTDGAAAAEPTPDDIAVVFTSPETFLKAAAGADSVSAPLVDTVLVTQDPFGRGVVESGGELPLGTIDFGPTVRFYGDHFYGTTTPLPELFPTDLGAERVLSQGWTDTTSFQRAVLEPLAAGGSAVIVAGLCSADRLEDIAANEKVTVRA is encoded by the coding sequence ATGGAACTCCTACAGCATCTCCTGTCCGCCGATGCCTCTGCTCCCCGGCTCAGTGTTTATAACGAAACTGACGGCACCCGCATGGACTTCTCGGCGCAAACGCTGGAGAACTGGACCTCCAAGATTGCCAACATGCTGTTAGAAGAGCTCGACCTTGAACCCGGCGCCGATTCCCGCATACTCATCGACCTTCCGGTGTCGTGGCAGGCCGCGGTCATTGCGCTTGGGGCACTAGCCGCGGGCATCCCCTTTGACATGACGGATGGTGCGGCTGCTGCAGAGCCAACTCCCGACGATATCGCCGTGGTTTTCACCTCCCCGGAGACCTTTCTCAAGGCTGCGGCGGGCGCCGACTCTGTGTCAGCCCCACTGGTCGATACCGTGCTAGTCACGCAGGATCCTTTTGGCCGCGGCGTTGTCGAAAGCGGCGGCGAGCTGCCGCTCGGTACCATCGACTTTGGCCCCACCGTGCGCTTCTATGGTGATCACTTCTATGGCACCACGACCCCACTGCCGGAGCTTTTCCCCACGGATTTGGGCGCTGAGCGCGTGCTTTCACAGGGCTGGACGGACACCACTTCCTTCCAGCGTGCAGTGCTCGAACCGCTGGCCGCAGGCGGCTCCGCCGTCATTGTGGCGGGCCTGTGCTCAGCCGACCGTTTGGAGGACATCGCGGCGAACGAGAAGGTCACCGTCCGCGCTTAA
- a CDS encoding sirohydrochlorin chelatase encodes MTAPTATTALLTLSHGSRHPEAAANVMALTHAAGELAGVPATAAHLEFNNPPLDEAARCLAAQGIREAVVVPLLFTEGYHQRIDVPEAVAQASSASGVRLHQARGLGTGEDMARLLAERVPEGTDTVVLYSVGSSDERANAAVAGLARRVGELAGCTAKVAYATRGARQPVDSGGEQEVVVPLFVSPGLLLDRLDEDAGRSDGETRQILPPLGEALAGIVSHRYAEVAHA; translated from the coding sequence ATGACCGCCCCGACCGCTACCACGGCATTACTAACCTTGTCACACGGCTCACGCCACCCTGAGGCTGCAGCGAACGTTATGGCCCTGACCCACGCCGCTGGCGAATTGGCCGGTGTGCCGGCCACCGCCGCACACTTAGAATTCAATAACCCGCCACTTGATGAGGCGGCGCGCTGCCTAGCAGCGCAAGGAATACGCGAGGCGGTCGTTGTGCCATTGCTCTTTACCGAGGGCTACCACCAGCGCATCGACGTTCCTGAAGCTGTGGCCCAGGCTTCTTCGGCATCTGGAGTGCGCCTTCACCAAGCCCGTGGACTCGGTACCGGTGAGGACATGGCGCGTCTGCTGGCAGAGCGAGTTCCAGAGGGAACAGATACCGTTGTGCTCTATTCTGTCGGCTCCTCCGATGAGCGTGCCAACGCCGCCGTTGCTGGTCTAGCGCGTCGTGTCGGTGAGCTTGCCGGTTGCACAGCGAAGGTTGCCTATGCCACGCGCGGTGCGCGCCAGCCCGTTGACTCGGGCGGAGAACAGGAGGTCGTCGTGCCACTTTTTGTGAGCCCTGGCCTGCTTTTAGATCGCCTCGACGAGGATGCAGGGCGCAGCGATGGGGAGACTCGGCAGATTCTCCCTCCGCTGGGTGAGGCACTCGCCGGCATTGTTTCCCACCGTTATGCGGAGGTGGCCCATGCGTAG
- a CDS encoding sugar phosphate nucleotidyltransferase, whose translation MTESAPQWGSTADAVILVGGRGTRLRPLTIGTPKPMLPTANYPFLQHLLARIKEAGIEHVVLSTSYKAEVFEEYFGDGSELGLEIEYVVEETALGTGGGIRNVYDKLRQDTVMVFNGDVLSGMDLNGILDTHHSKDADVTMHLLNVADPRAFGCVPTDSEGRVTAFLEKTEDPPTNQINAGCYVFKKDVIETIPAGRVVSVERETFPQLLESGRLVVGHVDNSYWRDMGRPDDFVRGSSDLVRGIAHSPLLVGRTGESVVDESAGIAGGVLLLSGTAVGRGSVIGAGSRLDGTVVFDGVTIEPGAIINNSIIASGAHIGANAHIDGCVIGEGATIGARCELQGGMRVFPGVSIPDAGVRFSSDA comes from the coding sequence ATGACTGAATCAGCGCCCCAGTGGGGATCGACGGCCGATGCCGTCATTCTGGTGGGAGGTCGCGGCACCCGTCTGCGCCCGCTGACGATTGGCACGCCGAAGCCGATGTTGCCCACGGCCAACTACCCATTCCTTCAGCACTTGCTTGCTCGTATCAAGGAAGCAGGAATCGAGCACGTGGTGCTTTCTACTTCCTATAAGGCGGAGGTCTTTGAGGAGTACTTCGGGGACGGCTCCGAGCTGGGCTTGGAGATTGAGTACGTGGTGGAAGAGACCGCTCTGGGGACTGGTGGCGGTATCCGCAATGTCTATGACAAGTTGCGCCAGGATACGGTCATGGTGTTCAACGGTGACGTTTTGTCCGGAATGGATCTGAACGGCATCCTCGATACGCATCACTCCAAGGATGCGGATGTGACGATGCACCTGCTCAACGTTGCTGATCCTCGCGCTTTTGGTTGTGTTCCGACGGATTCTGAGGGCCGGGTGACGGCCTTTTTGGAGAAGACTGAGGATCCGCCGACGAACCAGATTAATGCTGGCTGCTACGTGTTCAAGAAGGATGTTATCGAGACTATCCCGGCAGGCCGCGTGGTCTCCGTGGAGCGCGAAACCTTCCCGCAGCTGTTGGAGTCGGGCCGCCTTGTGGTCGGACATGTGGACAACTCCTACTGGCGCGATATGGGCCGTCCGGATGATTTCGTCCGCGGTTCCTCTGATCTGGTGCGCGGTATTGCGCATTCGCCGTTGTTGGTGGGCCGCACGGGTGAGTCCGTGGTGGATGAGTCCGCGGGTATTGCCGGTGGCGTGCTCCTTCTGTCTGGTACGGCGGTGGGCCGCGGTTCCGTCATTGGGGCGGGTTCACGTTTGGATGGCACGGTGGTCTTTGATGGCGTGACCATTGAGCCGGGCGCCATCATCAACAACTCCATCATTGCCTCGGGTGCTCACATTGGTGCGAACGCGCATATCGATGGCTGCGTTATCGGTGAAGGCGCCACTATTGGCGCGCGCTGCGAACTGCAGGGCGGCATGCGCGTCTTCCCAGGTGTGAGCATTCCGGACGCGGGCGTGCGTTTTAGTTCCGACGCCTAG
- a CDS encoding FAD-dependent oxidoreductase, producing MTQQSLKVAVIGAGPAGIYASDILVKKTGGNVQIDLIEQMPAPFGLIRYGVAPDHPRIKGIVNSLHRVLDTEQIRLLSNINVGRDVTVSELEEYYDAIVFATGAVGDLGMQIPGSDLEGIHGAGEFVGFYDGNPRFERSWDLSATDVAVIGVGNVGLDVARILAKTGDELKESTEIPDNVYESLAKNQATTVRVFGRRGPAQAKFTPLELKELDHSPTINVVVDPEDIDYDEASLKAREEAKSCDLVCQTLEGYAIREPKDAPHTLQIHLFEQPVEFIGENGKVTAVKTERTALNGDGSVSGTGKFTEWPVQAVYLAVGYRSDAIEGVPFNKQKNVINNDGGHVVDLDGDIVPGLYTTGWIKRGPVGLIGNTKSDATETIGMLLADAEAGNLSHSRDEDIVELFKSKGLEHLTWEGWKKLDAAERALGEAEGRERKKFVEWEEMVNHSRD from the coding sequence ATGACCCAGCAGTCCCTGAAAGTAGCCGTCATCGGCGCCGGCCCAGCCGGCATCTACGCCTCCGACATCCTGGTGAAGAAAACCGGCGGCAACGTTCAGATCGATCTCATCGAGCAGATGCCCGCCCCCTTCGGGCTCATCCGCTACGGCGTGGCTCCGGACCACCCGCGCATTAAGGGAATCGTTAACTCCCTGCACCGAGTGCTCGACACCGAACAGATCCGCCTTTTGTCCAACATCAACGTGGGCCGCGATGTCACCGTCTCCGAACTCGAGGAGTACTACGACGCCATCGTCTTCGCCACCGGCGCAGTCGGCGACTTGGGCATGCAGATCCCCGGCTCTGACCTCGAAGGAATTCATGGTGCCGGCGAATTCGTTGGCTTCTACGACGGCAACCCGCGTTTTGAGCGCTCCTGGGATCTCTCCGCTACCGACGTCGCTGTGATCGGCGTGGGCAACGTGGGCCTCGACGTGGCCCGCATCCTGGCCAAGACCGGCGATGAGCTCAAGGAATCCACCGAGATTCCCGACAACGTCTATGAGTCCCTGGCCAAGAACCAGGCCACCACCGTCCGCGTCTTCGGCCGCCGCGGCCCGGCGCAGGCCAAGTTCACCCCGCTGGAGCTCAAGGAGCTCGACCACTCCCCGACCATCAACGTGGTGGTGGACCCGGAGGATATCGACTACGACGAAGCCTCCCTCAAGGCCCGCGAAGAGGCCAAGTCCTGCGACCTGGTGTGCCAGACTCTGGAAGGCTACGCCATCCGTGAGCCGAAGGATGCCCCGCACACCCTACAGATCCACCTCTTCGAGCAGCCGGTGGAGTTCATCGGTGAAAACGGCAAGGTTACCGCTGTGAAGACCGAGCGCACCGCACTCAACGGCGATGGTTCTGTCTCCGGCACCGGCAAGTTCACCGAGTGGCCGGTACAGGCCGTGTACCTGGCCGTGGGCTACCGCTCCGATGCCATCGAGGGCGTTCCCTTCAATAAGCAGAAGAACGTCATCAACAACGACGGCGGCCACGTGGTTGACCTCGACGGCGATATCGTCCCGGGCCTCTACACCACCGGCTGGATCAAGCGCGGCCCGGTGGGGCTCATCGGCAACACCAAGTCCGATGCCACGGAGACCATCGGCATGCTGCTTGCCGACGCCGAAGCAGGCAACCTCTCCCACTCCCGTGACGAGGACATCGTCGAGCTCTTCAAGTCCAAGGGCCTGGAGCACCTGACCTGGGAGGGCTGGAAGAAGCTTGACGCCGCCGAGCGCGCCCTGGGTGAGGCCGAGGGTCGCGAGCGCAAGAAGTTTGTCGAGTGGGAAGAGATGGTCAACCACTCGCGCGACTAA
- a CDS encoding LCP family protein → MTSPNSPRAARHIQAAPSQSAPTTQRGSTPVKAVVAFLSAVVLVLSGVGYFTVGKLGNDISSASNLALGNQGGFKDSSLDGAVDILLVGKDSRTDAKGNPLSEQELADLHAGVDEGEENTDTIMVIRIPNDGSRATAVSIPRDTYVHDEDFGNTKINAVFAQHKVAKMEELQQDNTEAEAAGKKAPHTDKEIEKESTEAGRSGLISMVHQLTDVSVDHYAEVGLLGFVLLTDAVGGVDVCLNDAVDDPMSGAKFPAGRQTLQGSEGLSFVRQRYDLPRGDLDRIVRQQAYMASLTSKVLDSGTLTSPGKLNKIADAVERSVVIDDGWDIMGFVTQLAGLAGGNVTFTTIPVTSITGVGDYGESVVTIDTAEVHRFMEDLAKSQEKAEEEEKSEDAASDEGGDNGEKPVAENLNLHVLNAGNVDGMAGGIGAWLKNVGYTVERTANAQSGLYTESQIVAADANDERARALAEQLGGLPVTANEELEPDTFIVVATDDYSGPKDDSAQEEEAAAEPSQGGDTQQVGTPGDDFGTAEVSPEIDAGGDGPRCVN, encoded by the coding sequence GTGACTTCCCCGAACTCCCCGCGCGCCGCCCGCCATATCCAGGCCGCGCCCTCGCAGTCCGCGCCCACCACCCAACGAGGATCGACGCCGGTGAAGGCCGTCGTCGCGTTCCTGTCTGCTGTCGTCCTGGTGCTCTCCGGCGTGGGCTACTTCACCGTGGGAAAACTGGGAAATGATATTTCCTCCGCCTCCAACCTGGCGCTGGGTAACCAGGGTGGTTTCAAGGACAGCAGTCTCGATGGCGCGGTCGATATCTTGCTCGTGGGCAAGGACTCCCGCACCGATGCCAAGGGGAATCCGCTTTCCGAACAGGAGCTGGCAGATCTGCATGCCGGCGTGGACGAAGGTGAGGAAAACACGGACACCATCATGGTGATCCGTATTCCCAACGATGGCTCGCGCGCCACGGCAGTATCCATTCCGCGCGATACCTATGTCCACGACGAAGACTTCGGAAACACGAAGATCAACGCAGTCTTTGCGCAACACAAGGTAGCCAAGATGGAGGAGCTGCAGCAGGACAACACGGAGGCTGAAGCAGCGGGCAAAAAGGCACCTCATACGGACAAGGAGATTGAGAAGGAAAGCACGGAGGCCGGCCGTTCTGGCCTCATTTCGATGGTGCACCAACTCACTGATGTCAGCGTTGATCACTACGCTGAGGTGGGGTTGCTAGGCTTCGTGCTGCTTACCGACGCCGTCGGGGGCGTCGACGTCTGCCTCAACGACGCCGTCGATGATCCGATGTCGGGCGCCAAGTTCCCGGCCGGGCGCCAAACCTTGCAGGGATCCGAGGGCCTCTCCTTCGTGCGCCAGCGCTATGATCTCCCGCGCGGTGACCTTGACCGCATCGTGCGCCAGCAGGCCTACATGGCATCGCTGACCTCGAAGGTGCTGGACTCGGGCACGCTGACCTCCCCTGGCAAACTCAACAAGATTGCCGATGCCGTGGAGCGCTCCGTGGTCATCGATGACGGTTGGGACATCATGGGCTTCGTCACCCAGCTGGCCGGGCTGGCCGGCGGCAACGTGACCTTTACGACGATCCCGGTGACCTCAATTACCGGCGTGGGTGACTATGGCGAATCGGTGGTGACCATCGATACCGCAGAGGTCCACCGCTTCATGGAAGATTTGGCTAAGTCCCAAGAAAAAGCCGAGGAAGAAGAAAAGTCTGAGGATGCCGCCTCGGACGAGGGCGGCGACAACGGCGAGAAGCCCGTGGCTGAAAACCTCAACCTGCACGTCCTGAACGCCGGCAACGTCGACGGAATGGCCGGCGGAATCGGCGCGTGGCTGAAGAACGTGGGCTACACCGTGGAGCGCACGGCCAATGCGCAGTCGGGCCTGTATACCGAGTCCCAGATTGTGGCCGCGGATGCTAACGATGAGCGCGCCCGGGCCCTGGCTGAGCAGCTCGGCGGACTGCCGGTCACGGCCAACGAAGAGCTCGAGCCGGATACCTTCATCGTGGTGGCTACTGATGATTACTCCGGCCCGAAGGATGACTCCGCGCAGGAAGAAGAGGCTGCTGCGGAGCCCAGCCAGGGTGGCGACACTCAGCAAGTTGGTACCCCGGGCGATGATTTCGGTACCGCGGAGGTCTCGCCTGAGATCGACGCTGGCGGCGACGGCCCGCGCTGCGTGAACTAG